From one Peredibacter starrii genomic stretch:
- a CDS encoding outer membrane beta-barrel protein has product MLAGLIFSNAYAYEVEGLKVSGEAAFDYNLVSTGDEAIPAAGGGKDNQYRFNYAQLLLKKDVEKLSFFSRLFYLPTTYDTNGNQNTANLGVLYQLEVFYKLSPKLDIGFGRFLTTMGYESPFRTNNLTYNYTISRQTLYPGYADGLRARYFAHKYLTVNLSSYNRFANSSFGDDNSTSKATEISLTGTVQDFTWFAGYITSRDTNATEKVDNTGASVWFSYKFWENFNFVATFENRTSDTKDSALLYTQSISGTLGYTMGIHNFAARYEHVTGADNINAINGAADFKTANRVNSITLTDKIAIDKNLNLYLEYRGNHADDKAFVKDSGSTVSDASMFTIGAIAHF; this is encoded by the coding sequence TTGCTGGCTGGATTAATTTTTTCTAATGCTTATGCATATGAAGTTGAAGGCCTCAAGGTAAGTGGTGAGGCCGCATTTGATTACAACTTAGTCTCAACAGGAGACGAGGCAATCCCTGCAGCAGGAGGGGGAAAAGATAATCAATATCGTTTCAACTACGCCCAATTACTTCTGAAAAAAGATGTCGAAAAACTATCTTTCTTCAGCCGACTTTTTTATCTACCAACGACCTATGATACGAATGGAAATCAAAACACTGCCAATCTTGGTGTGCTTTATCAACTCGAAGTTTTTTATAAACTATCTCCTAAATTGGACATTGGATTTGGTCGTTTTCTTACGACAATGGGTTATGAATCACCATTCAGAACAAACAATCTAACTTACAACTATACCATCTCACGACAAACTCTTTATCCAGGTTATGCAGATGGTTTGAGAGCGAGATATTTCGCGCACAAATACCTAACGGTAAATTTATCTTCTTACAACCGTTTTGCTAACAGCTCTTTCGGAGATGACAACAGCACTTCAAAGGCGACTGAGATTTCATTAACGGGAACTGTTCAAGACTTTACTTGGTTTGCGGGTTACATCACTTCTCGAGATACGAATGCGACTGAAAAAGTGGATAACACAGGAGCAAGTGTTTGGTTCTCATATAAGTTTTGGGAGAATTTTAATTTCGTGGCTACTTTTGAGAATCGTACATCGGACACTAAAGACTCTGCTCTTCTCTACACTCAGTCGATTTCAGGAACCCTCGGCTACACAATGGGCATTCATAATTTTGCCGCGAGATATGAACATGTAACAGGTGCAGATAATATTAATGCCATCAACGGTGCGGCCGATTTTAAAACTGCCAATCGCGTGAATTCAATCACGCTTACAGACAAAATTGCCATTGATAAGAACTTAAATCTTTACCTTGAATACCGAGGCAATCATGCAGATGATAAGGCCTTCGTAAAAGATTCTGGCAGCACGGTAAGTGATGCTTCAATGTTCACCATCGGTGCCATCGCACACTTCTAA
- a CDS encoding acylphosphatase — translation MIARKITYRGNFNNESLGDIFNITRNNEITGLVKKVSDQEVELSLEGDSAQIKLIQHQIERKVKSAIKDKSIEPMPYQYYVGVTLLA, via the coding sequence ATGATTGCTAGAAAAATTACTTATCGTGGAAATTTTAATAACGAAAGCCTAGGGGATATCTTCAATATCACCCGCAATAACGAGATCACAGGTCTTGTTAAAAAGGTAAGCGATCAGGAAGTGGAACTAAGCCTAGAAGGCGATTCTGCTCAGATCAAACTTATTCAGCACCAGATTGAGCGTAAGGTTAAGTCGGCCATTAAAGACAAGTCGATTGAACCAATGCCTTATCAGTACTATGTAGGTGTTACTCTTCTCGCTTAA
- a CDS encoding NADH-quinone oxidoreductase subunit N has protein sequence MLLNEVFPLNPLSGVELLSLTPLFILAVGAILSLIVGTHKEKGHTFAFGVAFVSLVSCLFVYASTATISDISILGETLIFNPFTKTIAAMATGFALIAVVLTYGQDKKEGLLSEIYALIQFSTAGMILMMSTQHLLFLFIALEIMSLAIYIMVAMRRSSRFSAEAGLKYFILGGLASAFLLYGSSLIFGATGSFQLGTINTFLLAHNEPSFIFYVGLGMVLVAMLFKVGAVPFHGWVPDVYQGAATNVTGFMGAAVKFTAFMALARICQNLVFVDNIVALKWFETTIYVIAAASMIYGNFVAISQNEIKRMLSFSTIAHTGYLLLGLYAMKLGEESAQSVLLYLFFYAVANLGAFAVISQFEEKNQKDLTFDQISGMGAKHPVLGTFFTLFLLSMAGIPLTSGFIAKYGLFSSAVYAGEIPLVVIAVLTSVVSVYYYLRVIVYMFMKDTTSEAATYQGLKGAGLAAFLSAAATLQFGLFPRAIISFVKMISK, from the coding sequence GTGTTGAGCTATTAAGCCTAACTCCGCTTTTCATCCTGGCAGTTGGCGCGATTTTGTCGCTAATTGTTGGTACCCATAAAGAGAAAGGTCACACTTTCGCTTTTGGTGTGGCGTTTGTATCTCTGGTTTCTTGCTTGTTCGTATACGCTTCGACAGCAACGATCTCAGACATTTCAATCCTTGGTGAAACTCTGATCTTTAACCCGTTCACAAAAACGATTGCAGCGATGGCCACTGGCTTTGCTTTGATCGCGGTTGTTCTGACTTACGGACAAGATAAGAAAGAAGGTCTTCTTTCTGAGATCTACGCTCTTATCCAGTTCTCGACAGCGGGTATGATCCTGATGATGTCGACTCAGCACCTTCTGTTCTTGTTCATCGCCCTTGAGATCATGTCTCTAGCGATCTACATCATGGTGGCAATGAGACGTTCAAGCCGCTTCTCAGCTGAAGCTGGTCTTAAATACTTCATCCTTGGTGGTCTAGCTTCTGCTTTCCTTCTTTATGGATCATCTCTTATCTTCGGAGCAACTGGTTCTTTCCAACTTGGTACGATCAACACGTTCCTTCTAGCTCATAACGAGCCATCGTTCATTTTCTACGTTGGTCTTGGAATGGTACTAGTGGCGATGCTTTTCAAAGTTGGTGCGGTTCCTTTCCACGGATGGGTTCCTGACGTTTATCAAGGTGCTGCTACAAACGTAACGGGCTTCATGGGTGCTGCAGTTAAGTTCACAGCTTTCATGGCCCTTGCTCGTATCTGCCAAAACCTAGTGTTCGTTGACAACATCGTGGCGCTAAAGTGGTTTGAAACAACAATCTACGTAATCGCCGCTGCTTCAATGATCTACGGTAACTTTGTTGCGATTTCTCAGAATGAAATTAAACGTATGCTTTCTTTCTCTACAATCGCTCACACTGGTTACCTTCTTCTTGGTCTATACGCGATGAAACTTGGTGAAGAGTCTGCTCAGTCGGTTCTTCTTTACTTGTTCTTCTACGCTGTGGCGAACCTTGGTGCTTTCGCGGTTATTTCTCAATTCGAAGAGAAGAACCAGAAAGACCTTACTTTCGATCAGATTTCAGGCATGGGGGCAAAGCACCCGGTTCTAGGAACATTCTTCACGTTGTTCCTTCTTTCTATGGCCGGTATCCCACTTACTTCAGGTTTCATCGCGAAATACGGTCTATTCAGTTCAGCGGTTTACGCCGGAGAAATTCCTCTGGTTGTGATCGCGGTTCTAACGTCGGTAGTTTCGGTTTACTACTACCTACGCGTGATCGTTTATATGTTCATGAAAGATACAACTTCTGAAGCTGCTACTTACCAGGGTCTTAAAGGCGCTGGTTTGGCCGCTTTCTTATCAGCTGCTGCGACACTACAGTTCGGTCTTTTCCCAAGAGCGATTATTAGTTTCGTAAAAATGATTTCTAAGTAA